In a single window of the Lineus longissimus chromosome 4, tnLinLong1.2, whole genome shotgun sequence genome:
- the LOC135485884 gene encoding EF-hand calcium-binding domain-containing protein 14-like isoform X6 — MMRSGGKHDYAEVNANDRKGLFDVEEFDDSDELEHFALQPPAVKTRKRRKSPPSRTCCLNCKSSCLLFLVAVSFILTLVLAGLVSYLRSQLNGLNEQLQEVKKNVETGNQETPEALQNVHSSIKDINTKLAGLKEIQTKEDDLGKQVKTLNEDVGKLSKSVSEASKITNLPDQVQQIKQNLATMGSSVSTLQDQVKTFNSFKDKYDKDHDDMKQAIDKMAVQMTALRSKTANFSSSSSPSSDNADITEISTRLSTLANAFKEKMSSVESALQLVQLTTMSLSNRTATLEKKVNSRGDSTDKNTPTMPPNVQLDLDEIALQVAEKVSKTDKGPAVTDSSGGVSEGTVRDLISTAIAAYMKQDKEQDKEYEMGIERLNITVDSMKQQLKAQADLSLSLSTTQREFSKRIYQLEHKAAANAEKEDSEMPHRPLHLTGIDSNADLRSYYYIWDGDDDGKVSYNELRSQMGVHMPPEERMKHYDYNGDGGYSEYELASAMGFETYTTPSPLDANATTSGPEFLHIPSIHTKEDLKTNFYRWDRDGDSFVRYDDLPMFLGSDMPRKHLFRPWDTDGDNQYSLQELIVAFGFPPDTTIAPATRGPTTAAPTVLPTTPPLVKMEVSGIDSESTLEAMFTYWDKNRDGFASLDELHEALGKTIPSPSYLTPYDDDGDGLFTQRNLKMAFGFIPVTDDIAHGRTQVPSSQLTKKTTTKRSVRSKLSALRKALEQRLQDHSRK; from the exons ATGATGCGTTCAGGTGGAAAGCATGATTATGCTGAAGTGAATGCGAATGATCGGAAAGGTCTGTTCGACGTTGAAGAATTCGATGACAGTGATGAGTTGGAACATTTTGCCTTACAACCTCCTGCTGTCAAAACAAGGAAAAG AAGGAAATCTCCCCCTAGCCGGACATGCTGCCTCAACTGTAAATCTTCCTGTCTGCTGTTCCTAGTCGCCGTGTCCTTCATCCTGACGTTAGTCTTGGCTGGCCTGGTGTCGTATCTAAGGAGTCAGCTCAATGGATTAAACGAACAATTACAAGAAGTTAAGAAGAATG TTGAGACGGGGAACCAGGAGACACCGGAGGCCCTTCAGAATGTTCACTCTTCAATCAAAGATATCAACACAAAACTCGCTGGACTCAAAGAAATTCAAACCAAGGAAGATGACTTAGGAAAACAG GTGAAAACATTAAATGAAGATGTTGGAAAACTCTCGAAGAGTGTGTCAGAGGCCTCAAAAATTACAAACTTACCTGATCAAGTTCAGCAGATTAAGCAG AATCTTGCCACCATGGGCAGCTCGGTCAGCACGTTACAGGACCAAGTCAAGACATTCAACTCATTTAAAGACAAGTATGATAAGGACCATGATGATATGAAGCAAGCTATAGACAAAATGGCG GTCCAGATGACCGCTTTACGCTCCAAGACTGCAAATTTCTCATCAAGTTCTTCACCTTCATCTGATAATGCAGATATAACTGAAATCAGCACG CGGCTGTCCACCTTagcaaatgctttcaaggaAAAGATGTCTTCAGTTGAATCAGCTTTACAACTAGTGCAATTAACAACAATGAGCTTAAGCAACAGAACTGCTACTCTTGAAAAGAAAGTGAATTCAAGAGGAGATTCAACTGATAAAAATACTCCAACCATGCCGCCTAATGTCCAGCTGGATTTAGATGAAATAGCTCTACAGGTTGCAGAAAAAGTG AGCAAGACAGATAAGGGGCCTGCAGTGACAGATTCCAGTGGTGGTGTGTCCGAGGGTACGGTACGCGATCTGATCTCAACAGCTATTGCTGCCTACATGAAGCAGGACAAAGAGCAAGATAAG GAATACGAAATGGGTATTGAGCGGTTGAACATTACTGTTGATTCAATGAAACAACAGCTCAAAGCCCAGGCAGACctgtctttgtctttgtctaCAACCCAGAGAGAGTTTAGCAAAAGGATATACCAGTTGGAGCACAAGGCTG CAGCTAATGCTGAAAAGGAAGACAGTGAAATGCCTCACAGGCCTCTCCATCTTACTGGAATTGACAGCAATGCAG ACTTGCGGAGTTATTACTACATCTgggatggagatgatgatggcAAAGTGAGTTACAATGAGTTGAGGTCCCAGATGGGCGTGCACATGCCCCCGGAGGAGAGGATGAAGCATTATGATTACAATGGCGATGGCGGCTACAGTGAATATGAATTGGCATCGGCGATGGGATTTGAAACATATACTACCCCTTCACCACTtg ATGCAAATGCTACAACAAGTGGGCCTGAGTTTCTGCACATCCCTTCAATTCACACGAAAGAGG ATTTAAAAACTAATTTCTACCGTTGGGACCGCGATGGCGATAGCTTCGTGCGCTATGATGATCTGCCGATGTTCCTTGGGTCCGACATGCCACGAAAGCATCTGTTCAGGCCCTGGGACacagatggagacaaccagtaCAGCTTGCAGGAATTGATTGTGGCATTTGGATTCCCACCAGACACAACCATTGCTCCGGCAACGCGAG GGCCAACAACTGCTGCACCTACAGTCCTACCCACGACTCCACCGCTGGTAAAGATGGAAGTTAGTGGAATAGATTCAGAGAGTA CTTTGGAAGCAATGTTCACATACTGGGATAAGAACAGGGATGGCTTTGCGAGTTTGGACGAGCTGCATGAAGCATTAGGGAAAACTATACCAAGTCCCAGTTACCTTACTCCTTATGATGACGATGGAGATGGTTTGTTCACACAACGCAACCTGAAAATGGCATTTGGGTTCATTCCGGTGACAGATGACATCGCTCATG
- the LOC135485884 gene encoding uncharacterized protein LOC135485884 isoform X3: MMRSGGKHDYAEVNANDRKGLFDVEEFDDSDELEHFALQPPAVKTRKRRKSPPSRTCCLNCKSSCLLFLVAVSFILTLVLAGLVSYLRSQLNGLNEQLQEVKKNVETGNQETPEALQNVHSSIKDINTKLAGLKEIQTKEDDLGKQVKTLNEDVGKLSKSVSEASKITNLPDQVQQIKQNLATMGSSVSTLQDQVKTFNSFKDKYDKDHDDMKQAIDKMAVQMTALRSKTANFSSSSSPSSDNADITEISTRLSTLANAFKEKMSSVESALQLVQLTTMSLSNRTATLEKKVNSRGDSTDKNTPTMPPNVQLDLDEIALQVAEKVKSNLTASGDVGTNTLVDHIVLELGNISNRIHALEGKFSQSKQSALTESPMSNDNNQTSSNIMNTKSTLLLLQQQLKELNESKTDKGPAVTDSSGGVSEGTVRDLISTAIAAYMKQDKEQDKEYEMGIERLNITVDSMKQQLKAQADLSLSLSTTQREFSKRIYQLEHKAANAEKEDSEMPHRPLHLTGIDSNADLRSYYYIWDGDDDGKVSYNELRSQMGVHMPPEERMKHYDYNGDGGYSEYELASAMGFETYTTPSPLDANATTSGPEFLHIPSIHTKEDLKTNFYRWDRDGDSFVRYDDLPMFLGSDMPRKHLFRPWDTDGDNQYSLQELIVAFGFPPDTTIAPATRGPTTAAPTVLPTTPPLVKMEVSGIDSESTLEAMFTYWDKNRDGFASLDELHEALGKTIPSPSYLTPYDDDGDGLFTQRNLKMAFGFIPVTDDIAHGRTQVPSSQLTKKTTTKRSVRSKLSALRKALEQRLQDHSRK, from the exons ATGATGCGTTCAGGTGGAAAGCATGATTATGCTGAAGTGAATGCGAATGATCGGAAAGGTCTGTTCGACGTTGAAGAATTCGATGACAGTGATGAGTTGGAACATTTTGCCTTACAACCTCCTGCTGTCAAAACAAGGAAAAG AAGGAAATCTCCCCCTAGCCGGACATGCTGCCTCAACTGTAAATCTTCCTGTCTGCTGTTCCTAGTCGCCGTGTCCTTCATCCTGACGTTAGTCTTGGCTGGCCTGGTGTCGTATCTAAGGAGTCAGCTCAATGGATTAAACGAACAATTACAAGAAGTTAAGAAGAATG TTGAGACGGGGAACCAGGAGACACCGGAGGCCCTTCAGAATGTTCACTCTTCAATCAAAGATATCAACACAAAACTCGCTGGACTCAAAGAAATTCAAACCAAGGAAGATGACTTAGGAAAACAG GTGAAAACATTAAATGAAGATGTTGGAAAACTCTCGAAGAGTGTGTCAGAGGCCTCAAAAATTACAAACTTACCTGATCAAGTTCAGCAGATTAAGCAG AATCTTGCCACCATGGGCAGCTCGGTCAGCACGTTACAGGACCAAGTCAAGACATTCAACTCATTTAAAGACAAGTATGATAAGGACCATGATGATATGAAGCAAGCTATAGACAAAATGGCG GTCCAGATGACCGCTTTACGCTCCAAGACTGCAAATTTCTCATCAAGTTCTTCACCTTCATCTGATAATGCAGATATAACTGAAATCAGCACG CGGCTGTCCACCTTagcaaatgctttcaaggaAAAGATGTCTTCAGTTGAATCAGCTTTACAACTAGTGCAATTAACAACAATGAGCTTAAGCAACAGAACTGCTACTCTTGAAAAGAAAGTGAATTCAAGAGGAGATTCAACTGATAAAAATACTCCAACCATGCCGCCTAATGTCCAGCTGGATTTAGATGAAATAGCTCTACAGGTTGCAGAAAAAGTG AAATCCAATTTAACTGCTTCTGGAGATGTTGGGACGAATACTTTAGTGGACCACATTGTGCTTGAACTGGGTAACATATCTAATAGGATACATGCGTTGGAAGGCAAATTTAGTCAATCAAAG CAGTCTGCTTTAACTGAAAGTCCGATGAGCAACGACAACAACCAAACCTCTTCAAACATTATGAATACGAAATCAACTTTGTTGCTTCTTCAGCAGCAGTTGAAGGAATTGAATGAG AGCAAGACAGATAAGGGGCCTGCAGTGACAGATTCCAGTGGTGGTGTGTCCGAGGGTACGGTACGCGATCTGATCTCAACAGCTATTGCTGCCTACATGAAGCAGGACAAAGAGCAAGATAAG GAATACGAAATGGGTATTGAGCGGTTGAACATTACTGTTGATTCAATGAAACAACAGCTCAAAGCCCAGGCAGACctgtctttgtctttgtctaCAACCCAGAGAGAGTTTAGCAAAAGGATATACCAGTTGGAGCACAAGGCTG CTAATGCTGAAAAGGAAGACAGTGAAATGCCTCACAGGCCTCTCCATCTTACTGGAATTGACAGCAATGCAG ACTTGCGGAGTTATTACTACATCTgggatggagatgatgatggcAAAGTGAGTTACAATGAGTTGAGGTCCCAGATGGGCGTGCACATGCCCCCGGAGGAGAGGATGAAGCATTATGATTACAATGGCGATGGCGGCTACAGTGAATATGAATTGGCATCGGCGATGGGATTTGAAACATATACTACCCCTTCACCACTtg ATGCAAATGCTACAACAAGTGGGCCTGAGTTTCTGCACATCCCTTCAATTCACACGAAAGAGG ATTTAAAAACTAATTTCTACCGTTGGGACCGCGATGGCGATAGCTTCGTGCGCTATGATGATCTGCCGATGTTCCTTGGGTCCGACATGCCACGAAAGCATCTGTTCAGGCCCTGGGACacagatggagacaaccagtaCAGCTTGCAGGAATTGATTGTGGCATTTGGATTCCCACCAGACACAACCATTGCTCCGGCAACGCGAG GGCCAACAACTGCTGCACCTACAGTCCTACCCACGACTCCACCGCTGGTAAAGATGGAAGTTAGTGGAATAGATTCAGAGAGTA CTTTGGAAGCAATGTTCACATACTGGGATAAGAACAGGGATGGCTTTGCGAGTTTGGACGAGCTGCATGAAGCATTAGGGAAAACTATACCAAGTCCCAGTTACCTTACTCCTTATGATGACGATGGAGATGGTTTGTTCACACAACGCAACCTGAAAATGGCATTTGGGTTCATTCCGGTGACAGATGACATCGCTCATG
- the LOC135485884 gene encoding uncharacterized protein LOC135485884 isoform X1, protein MMRSGGKHDYAEVNANDRKGLFDVEEFDDSDELEHFALQPPAVKTRKRRKSPPSRTCCLNCKSSCLLFLVAVSFILTLVLAGLVSYLRSQLNGLNEQLQEVKKNVETGNQETPEALQNVHSSIKDINTKLAGLKEIQTKEDDLGKQVKTLNEDVGKLSKSVSEASKITNLPDQVQQIKQNLATMGSSVSTLQDQVKTFNSFKDKYDKDHDDMKQAIDKMAVQMTALRSKTANFSSSSSPSSDNADITEISTRLSTLANAFKEKMSSVESALQLVQLTTMSLSNRTATLEKKVNSRGDSTDKNTPTMPPNVQLDLDEIALQVAEKVKSNLTASGDVGTNTLVDHIVLELGNISNRIHALEGKFSQSKQSALTESPMSNDNNQTSSNIMNTKSTLLLLQQQLKELNESKTDKGPAVTDSSGGVSEGTVRDLISTAIAAYMKQDKEQDKEYEMGIERLNITVDSMKQQLKAQADLSLSLSTTQREFSKRIYQLEHKAAANAEKEDSEMPHRPLHLTGIDSNADLRSYYYIWDGDDDGKVSYNELRSQMGVHMPPEERMKHYDYNGDGGYSEYELASAMGFETYTTPSPLDANATTSGPEFLHIPSIHTKEDLKTNFYRWDRDGDSFVRYDDLPMFLGSDMPRKHLFRPWDTDGDNQYSLQELIVAFGFPPDTTIAPATRGPTTAAPTVLPTTPPLVKMEVSGIDSESTLEAMFTYWDKNRDGFASLDELHEALGKTIPSPSYLTPYDDDGDGLFTQRNLKMAFGFIPVTDDIAHGRTQVPSSQLTKKTTTKRSVRSKLSALRKALEQRLQDHSRK, encoded by the exons ATGATGCGTTCAGGTGGAAAGCATGATTATGCTGAAGTGAATGCGAATGATCGGAAAGGTCTGTTCGACGTTGAAGAATTCGATGACAGTGATGAGTTGGAACATTTTGCCTTACAACCTCCTGCTGTCAAAACAAGGAAAAG AAGGAAATCTCCCCCTAGCCGGACATGCTGCCTCAACTGTAAATCTTCCTGTCTGCTGTTCCTAGTCGCCGTGTCCTTCATCCTGACGTTAGTCTTGGCTGGCCTGGTGTCGTATCTAAGGAGTCAGCTCAATGGATTAAACGAACAATTACAAGAAGTTAAGAAGAATG TTGAGACGGGGAACCAGGAGACACCGGAGGCCCTTCAGAATGTTCACTCTTCAATCAAAGATATCAACACAAAACTCGCTGGACTCAAAGAAATTCAAACCAAGGAAGATGACTTAGGAAAACAG GTGAAAACATTAAATGAAGATGTTGGAAAACTCTCGAAGAGTGTGTCAGAGGCCTCAAAAATTACAAACTTACCTGATCAAGTTCAGCAGATTAAGCAG AATCTTGCCACCATGGGCAGCTCGGTCAGCACGTTACAGGACCAAGTCAAGACATTCAACTCATTTAAAGACAAGTATGATAAGGACCATGATGATATGAAGCAAGCTATAGACAAAATGGCG GTCCAGATGACCGCTTTACGCTCCAAGACTGCAAATTTCTCATCAAGTTCTTCACCTTCATCTGATAATGCAGATATAACTGAAATCAGCACG CGGCTGTCCACCTTagcaaatgctttcaaggaAAAGATGTCTTCAGTTGAATCAGCTTTACAACTAGTGCAATTAACAACAATGAGCTTAAGCAACAGAACTGCTACTCTTGAAAAGAAAGTGAATTCAAGAGGAGATTCAACTGATAAAAATACTCCAACCATGCCGCCTAATGTCCAGCTGGATTTAGATGAAATAGCTCTACAGGTTGCAGAAAAAGTG AAATCCAATTTAACTGCTTCTGGAGATGTTGGGACGAATACTTTAGTGGACCACATTGTGCTTGAACTGGGTAACATATCTAATAGGATACATGCGTTGGAAGGCAAATTTAGTCAATCAAAG CAGTCTGCTTTAACTGAAAGTCCGATGAGCAACGACAACAACCAAACCTCTTCAAACATTATGAATACGAAATCAACTTTGTTGCTTCTTCAGCAGCAGTTGAAGGAATTGAATGAG AGCAAGACAGATAAGGGGCCTGCAGTGACAGATTCCAGTGGTGGTGTGTCCGAGGGTACGGTACGCGATCTGATCTCAACAGCTATTGCTGCCTACATGAAGCAGGACAAAGAGCAAGATAAG GAATACGAAATGGGTATTGAGCGGTTGAACATTACTGTTGATTCAATGAAACAACAGCTCAAAGCCCAGGCAGACctgtctttgtctttgtctaCAACCCAGAGAGAGTTTAGCAAAAGGATATACCAGTTGGAGCACAAGGCTG CAGCTAATGCTGAAAAGGAAGACAGTGAAATGCCTCACAGGCCTCTCCATCTTACTGGAATTGACAGCAATGCAG ACTTGCGGAGTTATTACTACATCTgggatggagatgatgatggcAAAGTGAGTTACAATGAGTTGAGGTCCCAGATGGGCGTGCACATGCCCCCGGAGGAGAGGATGAAGCATTATGATTACAATGGCGATGGCGGCTACAGTGAATATGAATTGGCATCGGCGATGGGATTTGAAACATATACTACCCCTTCACCACTtg ATGCAAATGCTACAACAAGTGGGCCTGAGTTTCTGCACATCCCTTCAATTCACACGAAAGAGG ATTTAAAAACTAATTTCTACCGTTGGGACCGCGATGGCGATAGCTTCGTGCGCTATGATGATCTGCCGATGTTCCTTGGGTCCGACATGCCACGAAAGCATCTGTTCAGGCCCTGGGACacagatggagacaaccagtaCAGCTTGCAGGAATTGATTGTGGCATTTGGATTCCCACCAGACACAACCATTGCTCCGGCAACGCGAG GGCCAACAACTGCTGCACCTACAGTCCTACCCACGACTCCACCGCTGGTAAAGATGGAAGTTAGTGGAATAGATTCAGAGAGTA CTTTGGAAGCAATGTTCACATACTGGGATAAGAACAGGGATGGCTTTGCGAGTTTGGACGAGCTGCATGAAGCATTAGGGAAAACTATACCAAGTCCCAGTTACCTTACTCCTTATGATGACGATGGAGATGGTTTGTTCACACAACGCAACCTGAAAATGGCATTTGGGTTCATTCCGGTGACAGATGACATCGCTCATG
- the LOC135485884 gene encoding uncharacterized protein LOC135485884 isoform X4, which translates to MMRSGGKHDYAEVNANDRKGLFDVEEFDDSDELEHFALQPPAVKTRKRRKSPPSRTCCLNCKSSCLLFLVAVSFILTLVLAGLVSYLRSQLNGLNEQLQEVKKNVETGNQETPEALQNVHSSIKDINTKLAGLKEIQTKEDDLGKQVKTLNEDVGKLSKSVSEASKITNLPDQVQQIKQNLATMGSSVSTLQDQVKTFNSFKDKYDKDHDDMKQAIDKMAVQMTALRSKTANFSSSSSPSSDNADITEISTRLSTLANAFKEKMSSVESALQLVQLTTMSLSNRTATLEKKVNSRGDSTDKNTPTMPPNVQLDLDEIALQVAEKVKSNLTASGDVGTNTLVDHIVLELGNISNRIHALEGKFSQSKSALTESPMSNDNNQTSSNIMNTKSTLLLLQQQLKELNESKTDKGPAVTDSSGGVSEGTVRDLISTAIAAYMKQDKEQDKEYEMGIERLNITVDSMKQQLKAQADLSLSLSTTQREFSKRIYQLEHKAAANAEKEDSEMPHRPLHLTGIDSNADLRSYYYIWDGDDDGKVSYNELRSQMGVHMPPEERMKHYDYNGDGGYSEYELASAMGFETYTTPSPLDANATTSGPEFLHIPSIHTKEDLKTNFYRWDRDGDSFVRYDDLPMFLGSDMPRKHLFRPWDTDGDNQYSLQELIVAFGFPPDTTIAPATRGPTTAAPTVLPTTPPLVKMEVSGIDSESTLEAMFTYWDKNRDGFASLDELHEALGKTIPSPSYLTPYDDDGDGLFTQRNLKMAFGFIPVTDDIAHGRTQVPSSQLTKKTTTKRSVRSKLSALRKALEQRLQDHSRK; encoded by the exons ATGATGCGTTCAGGTGGAAAGCATGATTATGCTGAAGTGAATGCGAATGATCGGAAAGGTCTGTTCGACGTTGAAGAATTCGATGACAGTGATGAGTTGGAACATTTTGCCTTACAACCTCCTGCTGTCAAAACAAGGAAAAG AAGGAAATCTCCCCCTAGCCGGACATGCTGCCTCAACTGTAAATCTTCCTGTCTGCTGTTCCTAGTCGCCGTGTCCTTCATCCTGACGTTAGTCTTGGCTGGCCTGGTGTCGTATCTAAGGAGTCAGCTCAATGGATTAAACGAACAATTACAAGAAGTTAAGAAGAATG TTGAGACGGGGAACCAGGAGACACCGGAGGCCCTTCAGAATGTTCACTCTTCAATCAAAGATATCAACACAAAACTCGCTGGACTCAAAGAAATTCAAACCAAGGAAGATGACTTAGGAAAACAG GTGAAAACATTAAATGAAGATGTTGGAAAACTCTCGAAGAGTGTGTCAGAGGCCTCAAAAATTACAAACTTACCTGATCAAGTTCAGCAGATTAAGCAG AATCTTGCCACCATGGGCAGCTCGGTCAGCACGTTACAGGACCAAGTCAAGACATTCAACTCATTTAAAGACAAGTATGATAAGGACCATGATGATATGAAGCAAGCTATAGACAAAATGGCG GTCCAGATGACCGCTTTACGCTCCAAGACTGCAAATTTCTCATCAAGTTCTTCACCTTCATCTGATAATGCAGATATAACTGAAATCAGCACG CGGCTGTCCACCTTagcaaatgctttcaaggaAAAGATGTCTTCAGTTGAATCAGCTTTACAACTAGTGCAATTAACAACAATGAGCTTAAGCAACAGAACTGCTACTCTTGAAAAGAAAGTGAATTCAAGAGGAGATTCAACTGATAAAAATACTCCAACCATGCCGCCTAATGTCCAGCTGGATTTAGATGAAATAGCTCTACAGGTTGCAGAAAAAGTG AAATCCAATTTAACTGCTTCTGGAGATGTTGGGACGAATACTTTAGTGGACCACATTGTGCTTGAACTGGGTAACATATCTAATAGGATACATGCGTTGGAAGGCAAATTTAGTCAATCAAAG TCTGCTTTAACTGAAAGTCCGATGAGCAACGACAACAACCAAACCTCTTCAAACATTATGAATACGAAATCAACTTTGTTGCTTCTTCAGCAGCAGTTGAAGGAATTGAATGAG AGCAAGACAGATAAGGGGCCTGCAGTGACAGATTCCAGTGGTGGTGTGTCCGAGGGTACGGTACGCGATCTGATCTCAACAGCTATTGCTGCCTACATGAAGCAGGACAAAGAGCAAGATAAG GAATACGAAATGGGTATTGAGCGGTTGAACATTACTGTTGATTCAATGAAACAACAGCTCAAAGCCCAGGCAGACctgtctttgtctttgtctaCAACCCAGAGAGAGTTTAGCAAAAGGATATACCAGTTGGAGCACAAGGCTG CAGCTAATGCTGAAAAGGAAGACAGTGAAATGCCTCACAGGCCTCTCCATCTTACTGGAATTGACAGCAATGCAG ACTTGCGGAGTTATTACTACATCTgggatggagatgatgatggcAAAGTGAGTTACAATGAGTTGAGGTCCCAGATGGGCGTGCACATGCCCCCGGAGGAGAGGATGAAGCATTATGATTACAATGGCGATGGCGGCTACAGTGAATATGAATTGGCATCGGCGATGGGATTTGAAACATATACTACCCCTTCACCACTtg ATGCAAATGCTACAACAAGTGGGCCTGAGTTTCTGCACATCCCTTCAATTCACACGAAAGAGG ATTTAAAAACTAATTTCTACCGTTGGGACCGCGATGGCGATAGCTTCGTGCGCTATGATGATCTGCCGATGTTCCTTGGGTCCGACATGCCACGAAAGCATCTGTTCAGGCCCTGGGACacagatggagacaaccagtaCAGCTTGCAGGAATTGATTGTGGCATTTGGATTCCCACCAGACACAACCATTGCTCCGGCAACGCGAG GGCCAACAACTGCTGCACCTACAGTCCTACCCACGACTCCACCGCTGGTAAAGATGGAAGTTAGTGGAATAGATTCAGAGAGTA CTTTGGAAGCAATGTTCACATACTGGGATAAGAACAGGGATGGCTTTGCGAGTTTGGACGAGCTGCATGAAGCATTAGGGAAAACTATACCAAGTCCCAGTTACCTTACTCCTTATGATGACGATGGAGATGGTTTGTTCACACAACGCAACCTGAAAATGGCATTTGGGTTCATTCCGGTGACAGATGACATCGCTCATG